One Streptomyces sp. V4I8 genomic window carries:
- a CDS encoding dsRBD fold-containing protein, with amino-acid sequence MEDKNWTVQIRITEDGDDTRAEAVLTTQDTAQDTAQGTSQDTATVTGRGVAHRNPIDRPIPEIGDELAASRALEDLAIRLHDIASDDIVELAGPVDQGGSRAWERP; translated from the coding sequence ATGGAAGACAAGAACTGGACCGTCCAGATCCGCATCACCGAGGACGGCGACGACACCCGCGCCGAGGCCGTGCTGACCACTCAGGACACGGCTCAGGACACGGCTCAGGGCACCTCCCAGGACACAGCGACCGTCACCGGCCGCGGCGTGGCCCACCGCAATCCGATCGACCGGCCCATCCCCGAGATCGGCGACGAACTCGCCGCCAGCCGCGCCCTGGAGGACCTCGCCATCAGGCTGCACGACATCGCGTCGGACGACATCGTGGAGCTGGCCGGCCCGGTCGACCAGGGAGGCAGCCGGGCGTGGGAGAGGCCTTAG
- a CDS encoding response regulator — protein MIDVLIVEDDFMVARIHRGFVNGVDGFRVIGTANCGEQALTAVAELQPDLVLLDLYLPDMFGLEIIPRLRTAGHDCDVMVISAARESDAVRGAVRQGVVDYLLKPFDAGDLRARLEQYAARRSNLYAAVVSGQSDVDRALARGAAPSAPSATLPKGMSVETAELIERELRAADGTLSAAECAARLGVSRVSARRYLEHFSVTGQAEVSLRYGQAGRPERRYSWVDRP, from the coding sequence ATGATCGATGTGCTGATCGTGGAGGACGACTTCATGGTGGCCCGGATCCACCGCGGATTCGTCAACGGCGTCGACGGGTTCCGGGTGATCGGCACGGCGAACTGCGGCGAGCAGGCGCTCACCGCGGTGGCCGAGCTGCAACCGGACCTGGTGCTGCTCGACCTCTACCTCCCCGACATGTTCGGGCTGGAGATCATCCCGCGGCTGCGCACCGCCGGGCACGACTGCGACGTCATGGTGATCAGCGCGGCGCGCGAGTCCGACGCGGTCCGGGGCGCCGTACGGCAGGGCGTCGTCGACTACCTGCTCAAGCCGTTCGACGCCGGGGATCTGCGGGCGCGCCTGGAGCAGTACGCGGCGCGGCGCAGCAACCTCTACGCGGCGGTCGTCAGCGGACAGTCCGACGTGGACCGGGCGCTGGCGCGCGGCGCGGCGCCGTCCGCTCCGTCGGCCACCCTGCCCAAGGGCATGAGCGTGGAGACCGCCGAGCTGATCGAACGCGAGCTGCGGGCGGCCGACGGCACCCTCTCCGCCGCCGAGTGCGCGGCCCGGCTCGGGGTGTCACGGGTCAGCGCCCGGCGCTACCTGGAGCACTTCAGCGTCACGGGACAGGCGGAGGTGTCGCTGCGGTACGGGCAGGCGGGGCGGCCGGAGCGGCGGTACAGCTGGGTGGACAGGCCCTAG
- a CDS encoding ATP-binding protein, which translates to MVITARQKRSQTLAGELLVWQLAIVVIVLAAVAAVSLAQSKATFDRVEGRRVTALAEELAGNPLVRTQLVRPAPAEMLAPLLQSTLTRSGVTSATVSNAAGEIVASTNPTLVGTRMPSDGPQVADGRGWSGELPVNGVIELVAQAPVLGAENRNAGDHLGTVMIGRASPSVGQRLVGASSYLLVYLGVASVLGVAGSWLLARRIKRQTFGMEPREIAGLAEHREAMLFGIAEGVVALDPQQRLTLVNAVGRGLLDLPENCVGMSLADLGIEGRLYDVLAGTADDEEPGAARRDEVVVRRGRVLVMNRMDVTKDGRRLGSVTTLRDRTELAQLERELGSFRSTTELLRAQAHEFSNQLHTISGLIQIGEHDEVVRYVRALRKHRESLDLNLTSRVRDRAVAALLMAKSALAAERKVRLKISERTALDRLEPTDSADVATVLGNLVDNAVDAAASGSRASGARAGEDTQEAWVEVELRQDASSVEIVVRDSGPGVAPELAQEVFSHGFTTKAAQGGDRGIGLALTRLVCKRRGGEVSVANTPAGAMFTARMSVGRPADRATEGVR; encoded by the coding sequence GTGGTCATAACGGCACGACAAAAGCGGAGCCAGACGCTCGCCGGTGAGCTGCTCGTATGGCAGCTCGCCATTGTCGTGATCGTGCTGGCCGCCGTCGCGGCGGTCTCGCTGGCGCAGTCGAAGGCGACCTTCGACCGGGTCGAGGGACGCCGGGTGACCGCGCTCGCCGAGGAGCTGGCGGGCAACCCCCTCGTGCGCACCCAGCTCGTCCGGCCCGCCCCGGCCGAGATGCTGGCGCCGCTGCTCCAGTCCACGCTCACCAGGTCCGGCGTCACCTCCGCCACGGTCTCGAACGCCGCGGGCGAGATCGTCGCCTCGACCAACCCCACGCTGGTCGGCACCCGGATGCCGTCCGACGGCCCGCAGGTCGCCGACGGCCGTGGCTGGTCCGGCGAGCTGCCGGTGAACGGCGTCATCGAACTGGTGGCGCAGGCGCCGGTGCTCGGAGCGGAGAACAGGAACGCCGGGGACCACCTCGGCACCGTGATGATCGGGCGGGCCTCGCCGTCGGTCGGGCAGCGGCTGGTGGGCGCCTCGTCCTATCTGCTGGTCTACCTCGGCGTCGCCAGCGTCCTCGGGGTGGCCGGCTCCTGGCTGCTGGCCCGGCGGATCAAACGGCAGACCTTCGGCATGGAGCCGCGCGAGATCGCCGGGCTCGCCGAACACCGCGAGGCGATGCTCTTCGGGATCGCCGAGGGCGTGGTGGCCCTCGACCCGCAGCAGCGGCTCACCCTCGTGAACGCCGTCGGCCGGGGGCTGCTCGACCTGCCCGAGAACTGCGTCGGGATGAGCCTGGCCGACCTGGGGATCGAGGGGCGGCTGTACGACGTCCTGGCCGGCACCGCGGACGACGAGGAGCCGGGCGCCGCGCGCCGGGACGAGGTCGTCGTACGCCGGGGCCGGGTCCTGGTGATGAACCGGATGGACGTCACCAAGGACGGCCGCCGCCTCGGCTCGGTCACGACCCTGCGCGACCGCACCGAACTCGCCCAGCTGGAGCGGGAGTTGGGCTCCTTCCGCAGCACCACCGAGCTGCTGCGCGCCCAGGCCCACGAGTTCTCCAACCAGCTGCACACCATCTCCGGGCTCATCCAGATCGGCGAGCACGACGAGGTCGTACGGTACGTCCGCGCCCTGCGCAAACACCGCGAGTCGCTCGACCTCAACCTCACCAGCCGGGTCCGCGACCGGGCCGTCGCCGCGCTGCTCATGGCCAAGTCGGCGCTCGCCGCCGAGCGCAAGGTGCGGCTGAAGATCTCCGAGCGCACGGCCCTGGACCGGCTGGAGCCGACGGACTCCGCGGACGTGGCGACCGTCCTCGGCAACCTCGTGGACAACGCGGTGGACGCGGCCGCGAGCGGGTCCAGGGCGAGCGGGGCCAGGGCCGGGGAGGACACCCAGGAGGCGTGGGTCGAGGTGGAACTGCGCCAGGACGCCTCCAGCGTGGAGATCGTCGTACGGGACTCGGGGCCGGGCGTGGCTCCCGAGCTCGCGCAGGAGGTGTTCTCGCACGGGTTCACCACCAAGGCCGCGCAGGGCGGCGACCGGGGGATCGGCCTGGCGCTCACCCGGCTGGTGTGCAAACGCCGGGGCGGTGAGGTGTCGGTGGCCAACACGCCGGCGGGCGCCATGTTCACCGCCCGGATGTCCGTCGGCCGTCCGGCCGACCGAGCGACGGAGGGGGTCAGATGA
- a CDS encoding Bug family tripartite tricarboxylate transporter substrate binding protein, with protein sequence MVAVSACGATADKEEGSGGGDGKPVTGLRLMVPNTPGSGYDLTARTVTQVMQDTDVASGVQVFNLPGASGTVGLQRLVNEKGNGKMAMQMGLGVVGASYTSKSEATLTDTTPIAKLIEEAGAIVVPKDSPYKTMDDLVTAWKENPKKLAVGGGSSPGGPDHLLPMQLAKAVGIKPKDVNYVSYDGGGELLPAILGNKIAFGASGFGEFLDQIEAGQVRVLAVTSEKPIDALKDAPTLKDSGIDLVFTNWRGIVAPPGITAEQKKTWVDSLTRMHDSDEWKEQLEKNGWVDSFVTGDAFGTYLAEQDKAVADILAELGLA encoded by the coding sequence ATGGTCGCGGTCAGCGCCTGTGGCGCCACCGCCGACAAGGAGGAGGGGAGCGGGGGCGGCGACGGGAAGCCCGTGACGGGGCTGCGCCTCATGGTCCCGAACACCCCGGGCAGCGGTTACGACCTCACCGCCCGCACCGTCACCCAGGTCATGCAGGACACCGACGTCGCCTCCGGTGTCCAGGTGTTCAACCTGCCCGGCGCCAGCGGCACGGTCGGCCTGCAGCGTCTGGTGAACGAGAAGGGCAACGGCAAGATGGCCATGCAGATGGGCCTGGGCGTCGTCGGGGCCTCGTACACCTCCAAGTCCGAGGCGACCCTGACCGACACCACGCCGATCGCCAAGCTGATCGAGGAGGCCGGCGCGATCGTCGTGCCGAAGGACTCCCCGTACAAGACGATGGACGACCTCGTCACCGCCTGGAAGGAAAACCCCAAGAAGCTCGCCGTGGGCGGCGGCTCCTCCCCGGGCGGCCCCGACCACCTCCTCCCGATGCAGCTGGCGAAGGCGGTCGGTATCAAGCCGAAGGACGTCAACTACGTCTCGTACGACGGCGGCGGGGAGCTGCTGCCGGCCATCCTCGGCAACAAGATCGCCTTCGGGGCGAGCGGGTTCGGTGAGTTCCTCGACCAGATCGAGGCCGGCCAGGTGCGGGTCCTCGCGGTGACCAGCGAGAAGCCGATCGACGCGCTCAAGGACGCCCCCACGCTCAAGGACTCCGGCATCGACCTGGTCTTCACCAACTGGCGCGGCATCGTGGCCCCTCCGGGCATCACCGCCGAGCAGAAGAAGACCTGGGTCGACTCGCTGACCAGGATGCACGACTCCGACGAGTGGAAGGAGCAGCTGGAGAAGAACGGCTGGGTCGACTCCTTCGTCACCGGCGACGCGTTCGGCACCTACCTCGCCGAGCAGGACAAGGCGGTCGCCGACATCCTGGCCGAGCTCGGGCTGGCATGA
- a CDS encoding tripartite tricarboxylate transporter TctB family protein produces the protein MSSPVKDDGIVADSRPPREGGDRAQYGVCVFLALLGTAVIVDALGIPHITSGTDPVGPRAVPLLLGGLLLLLAVLYAVDVARGGRGEPEGGEDVDLSSGSDWRTVLLLIAVFVANALLIERLGWVISGALLFWGTAFALGNRHYVRNLLIAVTLSLTTFYAFAIGLGVNLPAGVLQGIL, from the coding sequence ATGAGCTCCCCGGTGAAGGACGACGGGATCGTGGCGGACTCCCGTCCGCCCCGGGAGGGCGGGGACCGCGCGCAGTACGGCGTGTGCGTGTTCCTCGCCCTGCTGGGCACCGCGGTGATCGTGGACGCCCTCGGCATCCCGCACATCACCAGCGGCACCGACCCGGTCGGCCCGCGCGCGGTCCCGCTGCTCCTGGGCGGCCTGCTCCTGCTGCTCGCGGTGCTGTACGCCGTGGACGTGGCGCGGGGCGGCCGCGGTGAGCCGGAGGGCGGCGAGGACGTCGACCTGTCGAGCGGCAGCGACTGGCGCACCGTCCTGCTGCTGATCGCGGTGTTCGTGGCGAACGCCCTGCTCATCGAGCGGCTCGGCTGGGTGATCAGCGGGGCCCTGCTCTTCTGGGGCACGGCGTTCGCCCTCGGCAACCGCCACTACGTCCGCAACCTGCTGATAGCGGTGACGCTCTCGCTCACGACCTTCTACGCGTTCGCGATAGGCCTCGGCGTGAACCTCCCCGCCGGTGTCCTGCAAGGAATCCTGTGA
- a CDS encoding tripartite tricarboxylate transporter permease — protein sequence MQGFADVMDPLNLLLALVGVVIGTAVGVLPGIGPAMTVALLLPVTYGMEPVQAFIMFAGIFYGGMYGGSTTSILLNTPGESSSVVTAIEGNKMAKAGRAAQALATAAIGSFVAGTIGTLLLVLITPFVVDFAVSLGAPDYFALMLLAFIAVTSVLGSSRVRGFISLLLGLTIGLVGIDSVSGQQRLTLGVPQLADGIDVVVVAVGIFAVGEALWVAAHLRRKPAEVIPVGRPWMGKKDWKRSWKPWLRGTAFGFPFGALPAGGAEIPTFLSYATEERLTKHPEEFGKGAIEGVAGPEAANNASAAGTLVPMLAIGLPTNATAAVMLAAFQSYGIQPGPLLFEREASLVWVLIASLFIGNLLLLLLNLPLAPAWAKLLQIPRPYLYAGILFFASMGAYAVNAQPLDLFLLLALGLLGFAMRRFGLPVLPLIVGVILGPRAELQGRRSLQLSGGELSGLVGGPVSYSVYAVIALVLLWPLIRRFVVSPLRARNAAT from the coding sequence ATGCAGGGCTTCGCGGACGTCATGGACCCGCTGAACCTGCTGCTCGCCCTGGTCGGTGTCGTCATCGGCACCGCGGTGGGCGTCCTGCCTGGCATCGGCCCGGCGATGACGGTGGCCCTGCTCCTGCCGGTCACCTACGGCATGGAGCCGGTGCAGGCGTTCATCATGTTCGCCGGCATCTTCTACGGCGGCATGTACGGCGGCTCGACGACCTCGATCCTCCTCAACACCCCCGGCGAGTCCTCGTCCGTGGTCACCGCCATCGAGGGCAACAAGATGGCGAAGGCGGGCCGCGCGGCCCAGGCCCTGGCCACGGCGGCGATCGGCTCCTTCGTGGCGGGCACCATCGGCACCCTCCTGCTGGTTCTGATCACCCCGTTCGTGGTCGACTTCGCGGTCAGCCTGGGCGCCCCCGACTACTTCGCGCTGATGCTGCTGGCGTTCATCGCCGTGACGTCGGTGCTGGGCTCGTCCCGCGTCCGGGGCTTCATCTCGCTCCTCCTGGGTCTGACGATCGGCCTGGTCGGCATCGACTCGGTGTCGGGCCAGCAGCGACTCACGCTCGGCGTACCGCAGTTGGCCGACGGCATCGACGTCGTCGTGGTCGCGGTCGGCATCTTCGCGGTCGGCGAGGCGCTGTGGGTGGCCGCGCATCTGCGGCGCAAGCCGGCCGAGGTGATCCCGGTCGGGCGCCCATGGATGGGCAAGAAGGACTGGAAGCGGTCCTGGAAGCCCTGGCTGCGCGGGACGGCGTTCGGCTTCCCCTTCGGCGCGCTGCCGGCCGGCGGCGCGGAGATCCCGACCTTCCTGTCGTACGCCACGGAGGAGCGGCTGACCAAGCACCCCGAGGAGTTCGGCAAGGGCGCGATCGAGGGCGTGGCGGGTCCGGAGGCCGCGAACAACGCGTCGGCGGCGGGCACCCTGGTCCCCATGCTGGCGATCGGCCTCCCGACGAACGCCACGGCGGCCGTGATGCTGGCGGCCTTCCAGTCGTACGGCATCCAGCCCGGCCCGCTGCTCTTCGAACGCGAGGCGAGCCTGGTCTGGGTCCTGATCGCGAGCCTCTTCATAGGCAATCTGCTCCTGCTGCTCCTGAACCTCCCGCTGGCTCCGGCGTGGGCGAAGCTGCTGCAGATCCCGCGCCCGTATCTCTACGCGGGCATCCTCTTCTTCGCGTCGATGGGCGCCTACGCCGTCAACGCCCAGCCCCTGGACCTGTTCCTCCTCCTCGCCCTGGGCCTCCTCGGCTTCGCCATGCGCCGCTTCGGACTGCCGGTCCTGCCGCTGATCGTCGGTGTGATCCTGGGCCCGCGCGCGGAGTTGCAGGGCCGGCGCTCCCTCCAGTTGTCCGGAGGTGAGTTGTCGGGTTTGGTGGGCGGTCCGGTGTCGTACTCGGTCTATGCGGTGATCGCGCTGGTCCTGCTGTGGCCGCTGATCCGCCGTTTCGTGGTAAGTCCCCTGCGCGCGCGAAACGCCGCCACCTGA
- a CDS encoding universal stress protein has protein sequence MTILVGYVPSPEGEAALRAGIDEARRRGEKLLVVNTTKGDSLVDPRFAQEPDLTHVREDLSALGVDFDVRQVLGARDAAAEIIDLVETTGASMVVIGLRKRSAVGKLIMGSAAQQILLGVDCPVLAVKAEG, from the coding sequence ATGACCATCCTGGTCGGCTACGTCCCCTCCCCCGAGGGCGAGGCTGCCCTGCGGGCAGGGATCGACGAGGCCCGCCGCCGAGGCGAGAAACTGCTGGTGGTGAACACCACCAAGGGTGACTCCCTGGTGGACCCCCGCTTCGCCCAGGAACCCGATCTGACCCACGTACGCGAGGACCTCTCGGCCCTGGGCGTCGACTTCGACGTCCGTCAGGTCCTGGGCGCCCGTGACGCGGCCGCGGAGATCATCGACCTGGTGGAGACGACGGGCGCGTCCATGGTGGTGATCGGCCTCCGCAAACGCAGCGCGGTCGGCAAACTGATCATGGGCTCGGCGGCGCAGCAGATCCTGCTGGGCGTGGACTGCCCGGTCCTCGCCGTGAAGGCGGAGGGCTAG
- a CDS encoding DUF475 domain-containing protein, with protein MMLRTFGWSFAITVVGLVFAAWQWGWEAFGIVLILSILEISLSFDNAVVNAGILKKMNAFWQRIFLTVGILIAVFGMRLVFPVLIVAISAQVGPVEAVQLALDDPDRYQDLVTDAHPAIAAFGGMFLLMIFLDFILEDREIMWLTWLERPLAKLGRIDMLSVCVALVALLATAMTFATHAHVSTGHADKAATVMLSGVAGLITYLAVGGLSSHFENKIEEEEEHEHEEEEKARAEGKPVSAVALAGKAAFFLFLYLEVLDASFSFDGVIGAFAITNHIFWMALGLGIGAMYVRSLTVYLVRQGTLDDYVYLEHGAHYAIGALATVLLITIQHQISEIITGLIGVVLIAASFLASVRRNRALAAAEDEKPEVQSGV; from the coding sequence ATGATGCTGCGAACCTTCGGCTGGTCGTTCGCCATCACGGTGGTCGGCCTGGTCTTCGCCGCGTGGCAGTGGGGCTGGGAGGCCTTCGGGATCGTACTGATCCTGTCGATCCTCGAAATCTCCCTGTCCTTCGACAACGCGGTCGTCAACGCCGGGATCCTGAAGAAGATGAACGCCTTCTGGCAGCGGATCTTCCTCACCGTCGGCATCCTGATCGCGGTGTTCGGCATGCGGCTGGTCTTCCCGGTGCTGATCGTCGCCATCAGCGCCCAGGTCGGACCCGTCGAGGCGGTCCAGCTCGCCCTCGACGACCCCGACCGCTACCAGGACCTGGTCACCGACGCCCACCCGGCGATCGCGGCCTTCGGCGGCATGTTCCTACTGATGATCTTCCTCGACTTCATTCTCGAGGACCGCGAGATCATGTGGCTGACCTGGCTGGAACGCCCGCTCGCCAAGCTCGGCAGGATCGACATGCTGTCGGTCTGCGTCGCGCTCGTCGCCCTGCTGGCCACGGCGATGACCTTCGCCACCCACGCCCACGTCAGCACGGGCCACGCGGACAAGGCGGCCACGGTGATGCTCTCGGGCGTGGCGGGCCTGATCACGTACCTCGCGGTCGGCGGCCTCTCGTCCCACTTCGAGAACAAGATCGAAGAGGAGGAGGAACACGAGCACGAGGAGGAGGAGAAGGCCAGGGCGGAAGGCAAACCGGTCTCGGCAGTCGCCCTCGCGGGCAAGGCGGCGTTCTTCCTCTTCCTCTACCTGGAGGTCCTGGACGCGTCCTTCTCCTTCGACGGCGTGATCGGCGCCTTCGCCATCACCAACCACATCTTCTGGATGGCGCTCGGCCTGGGCATCGGCGCGATGTACGTCCGTTCGCTGACCGTGTACCTGGTCCGCCAGGGCACCCTCGACGACTACGTCTACCTGGAGCACGGCGCCCACTACGCCATCGGCGCCCTCGCCACGGTCCTCCTCATCACCATCCAGCACCAGATCAGCGAGATCATCACCGGCCTGATCGGCGTCGTCCTCATCGCCGCGTCCTTCCTCGCCTCCGTCCGCCGCAACAGGGCCCTGGCGGCCGCCGAGGACGAGAAGCCGGAGGTGCAGTCCGGGGTGTGA
- a CDS encoding VanW family protein: MRLRVPAVQRNASASRITSVPPLALAGGALTVGVGGLYLAGLLMAGGDIDAGTTVRGVNIGGLSRADAIRKLEERLGSAGSRDLAVTVGDREGTVDPRRAGITFDFEETVDRAVRADDIDPLTVIGGLFRTGGPVEPVVRVDEDKAHAALGKLAKSLDQKVRDGAVAFTDGEVRQVAPHNGYALDTDAAVAPLSASFRRGDAGAVTALPTRETKPEITAEEVRRAVRDFAQPAMSAPVRLTAADRRFTISPDVLGEYLTMRPDDTGRLTPELDAEGLRASPAVARNLFGLPAEPRNATLRLDGDRVVAADDARSGVQITDKALGKAVLPLLTKSGTDRTGEVEARVTQPQVTAENAARLGLTEKMSSFTVNFEAAPYRTKNIGRAVELINGSVVMPDKIWSFNRTVGERTEANGFVDGIMILNDEFTKAPGGGVSAVATTMFNAMFFAGVKPVEYGAHSFYIERYPEGREATVAWGSLDLKFDNDSGNAIYIQAESTDTSVTITFLGTKKYDEIGSVTGPRTNVKQPEKKVNSDERCVPQTPLEGFDVTVQRVFVADGREVKREPFRTHYTPRDEIVCE, encoded by the coding sequence ATGCGCCTGCGCGTCCCCGCTGTCCAGCGAAACGCCTCAGCATCCCGTATCACCTCCGTCCCGCCCCTCGCCCTGGCCGGCGGCGCCCTGACCGTCGGTGTCGGCGGCCTGTATCTCGCCGGGCTGCTGATGGCGGGCGGGGACATAGACGCCGGTACGACGGTGCGCGGGGTGAACATCGGGGGCCTGAGCCGGGCGGATGCCATCCGGAAGCTGGAGGAGCGGCTGGGGTCGGCCGGCTCGCGGGACCTCGCCGTGACCGTCGGTGACCGCGAGGGCACGGTCGATCCGCGGCGGGCCGGCATCACCTTCGACTTCGAGGAGACCGTCGACCGGGCGGTGCGGGCCGACGACATCGACCCGCTCACCGTGATCGGCGGACTCTTCCGCACGGGCGGCCCCGTCGAGCCGGTCGTACGCGTCGACGAGGACAAGGCCCACGCCGCCCTCGGAAAGCTGGCGAAGTCACTCGACCAGAAGGTCCGTGACGGCGCCGTCGCCTTCACGGACGGCGAGGTCCGCCAGGTCGCCCCGCACAACGGCTACGCGCTGGACACGGACGCCGCGGTCGCCCCGCTGAGCGCGTCCTTCCGGCGCGGCGACGCGGGCGCCGTGACGGCCCTGCCCACCCGTGAGACGAAACCCGAGATCACGGCGGAGGAGGTACGCCGGGCGGTGCGCGACTTCGCGCAGCCGGCCATGTCGGCCCCGGTGAGGCTCACGGCGGCCGACCGCCGCTTCACGATCTCCCCGGACGTCCTCGGCGAGTACCTGACGATGCGGCCGGACGACACCGGCAGGCTCACCCCGGAACTCGACGCCGAGGGCCTGCGCGCCTCCCCCGCGGTGGCCCGCAACCTGTTCGGCCTGCCCGCCGAGCCCCGTAACGCCACGCTGCGCCTGGACGGCGACCGGGTCGTGGCGGCCGACGACGCCAGGTCCGGCGTACAGATCACCGACAAGGCGCTGGGCAAGGCCGTACTGCCCCTGCTCACCAAGTCGGGCACCGACCGCACCGGCGAGGTGGAGGCGCGCGTGACACAGCCGCAGGTGACCGCCGAGAACGCCGCGCGGCTGGGCCTGACGGAGAAGATGTCGTCCTTCACGGTCAACTTCGAAGCGGCGCCGTACCGCACGAAGAACATCGGCCGGGCGGTGGAGCTCATCAACGGCTCCGTCGTCATGCCGGACAAGATCTGGAGCTTCAACCGCACCGTCGGCGAACGCACCGAGGCCAACGGCTTCGTCGACGGCATCATGATCCTCAACGACGAGTTCACCAAGGCGCCCGGCGGCGGTGTCTCCGCCGTGGCCACGACCATGTTCAACGCGATGTTCTTCGCGGGGGTCAAGCCCGTGGAGTACGGCGCCCACTCGTTCTACATCGAGCGCTACCCGGAGGGCCGTGAGGCGACGGTCGCCTGGGGCAGCCTCGACCTGAAGTTCGACAACGACTCCGGCAACGCGATCTACATCCAGGCGGAGTCCACCGACACCTCGGTGACCATCACCTTCCTCGGCACCAAGAAGTACGACGAGATCGGGTCGGTCACCGGACCGCGCACCAACGTGAAGCAGCCGGAGAAGAAGGTGAACAGCGACGAACGGTGCGTCCCGCAGACCCCGTTGGAGGGCTTCGACGTCACCGTGCAGCGGGTCTTCGTCGCCGACGGCCGAGAGGTGAAGAGGGAGCCGTTCCGCACGCACTACACCCCGCGGGACGAGATCGTGTGCGAGTGA
- a CDS encoding alpha/beta fold hydrolase encodes MPDVQLASSRRGTGAPLVVIRQLDREGWAPVIELLIREREVVAVDLPGFGDSPQLPGGTTPTVQALAAEVATWFTAVGLTRPPVVGNSLGGAVALELARTGVVGSAVALSPIGLWTGPEAAYALGSLLVARTMAESLGHRTARVTGNPLGRTLAFWQLVARPWRMTPGTADGALRDLARAPGFRATRRAARTYRLTGFTPGVPVTVAWGTRDLLTPRHQAHRAARLLPGARHVRLPGCGHSPMSDDPGRIAGLLLSASAD; translated from the coding sequence ATGCCGGATGTTCAGCTCGCCAGCAGTCGCCGCGGCACGGGGGCGCCCCTGGTCGTGATCCGGCAGCTGGACCGGGAGGGCTGGGCGCCCGTCATCGAGCTGCTGATCCGCGAACGCGAGGTCGTGGCCGTCGACCTGCCAGGATTCGGCGACAGCCCACAACTGCCGGGCGGCACCACCCCCACCGTCCAGGCACTCGCCGCCGAGGTCGCCACCTGGTTCACCGCGGTCGGCCTCACCCGTCCGCCCGTCGTCGGCAACTCGCTCGGCGGCGCCGTCGCACTCGAACTCGCCCGGACCGGCGTGGTCGGCAGCGCCGTCGCCCTGTCCCCGATCGGCCTGTGGACCGGCCCCGAGGCCGCCTACGCGCTCGGCTCGCTTCTCGTCGCGCGCACGATGGCGGAGAGCCTCGGCCACCGCACGGCACGGGTGACCGGCAACCCCCTGGGCCGCACGCTCGCGTTCTGGCAACTCGTCGCGCGTCCCTGGCGGATGACGCCGGGAACGGCCGACGGCGCCCTGCGCGACCTGGCCCGCGCACCCGGCTTCAGAGCCACCCGTCGAGCAGCTCGCACCTACCGGCTGACCGGCTTCACCCCCGGCGTCCCGGTCACGGTCGCCTGGGGCACCCGGGACCTTCTGACGCCCCGGCACCAGGCCCACCGCGCAGCCCGGCTCCTGCCGGGAGCCCGCCATGTCCGGCTGCCCGGCTGCGGGCACTCACCCATGTCCGACGACCCCGGCCGGATCGCCGGCCTCCTGCTGTCCGCGAGTGCCGACTGA